In Frondihabitans sp. PAMC 28766, a genomic segment contains:
- a CDS encoding ABC transporter substrate-binding protein — MLFRRKTLTRSLAALGALAVVAGALTGCSSGSSSNTGSADSGNITWWGWTPDTNVAARAITAFEKKYPKIHVTYKKIQDQTFGAALRPALASNDGPDVFNTLVGGSGAAISIYGTDAVNLTPAMVKLRGADWKKGLYAAGIKDFTVDGQLKGAQVGKVAAGMLWINKDLFDKYKLKPPTTLKQWISVCKTFRANGLGCLKEGVDTAGFEVDTLHSIADSIQPGWWTKATDGKVKWTSATGVEMLKDWKALDTDGILDPGALGIQQYPDANNAFLSGKAPMVQMGTWYRQYTEQSDLKAALSAAGVPSSTKLITMVPIPFPSLTSANNKPGLFGDPDYALSVNKKSKHIAAATTFALWLSSTTEGQQIIANNLDEDPVLSSVSADLSQVKLVNPTVQTPYLQASAKQSSNVTQPRLANISAALDQAIEDAASTVLGGQATPQAAASTLQGASGQ; from the coding sequence ATGTTGTTTCGTAGAAAAACTCTGACGCGATCTCTGGCGGCCCTCGGCGCGCTGGCAGTCGTGGCAGGGGCTCTGACAGGCTGCTCGAGCGGCTCGTCATCGAACACCGGCTCGGCCGACTCCGGCAACATCACCTGGTGGGGCTGGACGCCCGACACCAATGTCGCGGCCCGCGCCATCACGGCGTTCGAGAAGAAGTACCCCAAGATCCACGTCACCTACAAGAAGATCCAGGACCAGACCTTCGGCGCCGCCCTCCGCCCGGCTCTCGCCTCCAACGACGGCCCCGACGTCTTCAACACGCTCGTCGGCGGATCGGGTGCGGCGATCAGCATCTACGGCACGGACGCCGTGAACCTCACCCCGGCCATGGTCAAGCTCCGCGGAGCCGACTGGAAGAAGGGTCTCTACGCCGCGGGCATCAAGGACTTCACCGTCGACGGCCAGCTGAAAGGCGCCCAGGTGGGCAAGGTCGCCGCCGGCATGCTCTGGATCAACAAAGACCTGTTCGACAAGTACAAGCTGAAGCCGCCGACAACCCTCAAGCAGTGGATCTCGGTCTGCAAGACCTTCCGTGCGAACGGCCTCGGCTGCCTCAAGGAGGGCGTCGACACCGCCGGATTCGAGGTCGACACCCTCCACTCGATCGCCGACAGCATTCAGCCCGGCTGGTGGACCAAGGCGACCGACGGCAAGGTGAAGTGGACCTCCGCCACGGGAGTCGAGATGCTGAAGGACTGGAAGGCCCTCGACACCGACGGCATCCTCGACCCCGGCGCTCTCGGCATCCAGCAGTACCCGGACGCCAACAACGCCTTCCTGTCGGGCAAGGCCCCGATGGTGCAGATGGGCACCTGGTACCGCCAGTACACCGAGCAGAGCGACCTCAAGGCCGCACTCTCGGCCGCCGGCGTGCCGAGCAGCACGAAGCTCATCACGATGGTGCCGATCCCGTTCCCGTCGCTGACCAGCGCGAACAACAAGCCCGGCCTCTTCGGCGACCCCGACTACGCGCTGAGCGTCAACAAGAAGTCGAAGCACATCGCCGCAGCGACCACCTTCGCCCTCTGGTTGAGTTCCACCACCGAGGGTCAGCAGATCATCGCCAACAACCTCGACGAGGACCCCGTGCTCTCGAGCGTCTCGGCCGACCTCAGCCAGGTCAAGCTGGTCAACCCGACGGTGCAGACCCCGTATCTGCAGGCCTCGGCCAAGCAGTCGAGCAACGTGACGCAGCCCCGCCTCGCGAACATCTCGGCCGCACTCGACCAGGCGATCGAGGACGCCGCGTCGACAGTGCTCGGCGGGCAGGCGACACCGCAAGCCGCCGCCTCGACACTGCAGGGGGCCTCGGGTCAGTAG
- a CDS encoding cellulase family glycosylhydrolase, translated as MKRHSAKLIRDGEPVTWIGVNFWSRVGGPRMWRDYDPEVVGNELDVMRDHGMTVTRSFFYWHDFMPTPDALDETLVERFRDFLDQHEARGMTTIPTFLVGHMSGQNWDPAWRGDRELYSDVWFVAKQAWYVRELTSRFASHLAVAGWLLSNEIPIYGDWRSRGIGTNNFETVNSWAQILIDAVKLGGATQPISIGDGAWGREVTGTDNGFRVRDLAPLVDFHGPHVYRMETDQIRQNLGAAFIAELLDIGGKPVIMEEFGLTSDYVSEAHAADYYRQVLHNTLLGGATGWLVWNNTDYDALVEAEPYSHHPFEMHFGVTDRDGRPKEQAREVKRFAELSERVGFGRLTRPDAEAVLVVSSFQEADYPFTQPQDATIVFETGRQAYIAAREADLPLGVARELDGIPTDAALYILPSAKQLLAPSWVELRRLAAAGATVYASVFLGEHGTQRGPWWPDLDETFGVTKQSRYGLVDPVVDDELRVTVVSAFGGLSVGDELVFPVAGTANSRAYLPVVPTTAEVLAVDQRGRPAFLRNRVGDGWMVLGTYPIEYFASAAPFVNPEPTWRLYDALATEAGVRRDVTVPDPIVSASEMVHDDGTRYVWFVSQSDAAVTVTPALPSGSLETLDGDAVTSVDLAPFGVMVAILRASCTVR; from the coding sequence ATGAAGAGGCACTCGGCGAAGCTGATCCGAGATGGCGAACCCGTCACCTGGATCGGTGTCAACTTCTGGTCACGAGTCGGCGGGCCCCGGATGTGGCGCGACTACGACCCGGAAGTCGTCGGCAACGAGCTCGACGTGATGCGCGATCACGGCATGACCGTGACGCGCAGCTTCTTCTACTGGCACGACTTCATGCCGACCCCCGACGCCCTCGACGAGACGCTCGTCGAGCGCTTCCGCGACTTCCTCGACCAGCACGAGGCCCGCGGCATGACGACCATCCCGACCTTCCTCGTCGGGCACATGTCCGGCCAGAACTGGGACCCGGCGTGGCGCGGCGACCGCGAGCTCTACAGCGACGTCTGGTTCGTGGCCAAGCAGGCGTGGTACGTCAGAGAGTTGACCAGCCGGTTCGCGTCGCATCTTGCCGTCGCCGGCTGGCTGCTGAGCAACGAGATCCCCATCTACGGCGATTGGCGGTCGCGCGGCATCGGCACGAACAACTTCGAGACCGTGAACAGCTGGGCGCAGATCCTGATCGACGCGGTGAAGCTGGGCGGCGCGACGCAGCCGATCTCGATCGGCGACGGCGCGTGGGGCCGCGAGGTCACCGGAACCGACAACGGATTCCGCGTGCGCGACCTCGCACCTCTCGTCGACTTCCACGGCCCGCACGTCTACCGGATGGAGACCGACCAGATCAGGCAGAACCTCGGCGCGGCCTTCATCGCCGAGCTGCTGGACATCGGCGGCAAACCCGTGATCATGGAGGAGTTCGGCCTGACGAGCGACTACGTGAGCGAAGCCCACGCGGCCGACTACTACCGGCAGGTGCTTCACAACACCCTGCTCGGCGGCGCGACCGGCTGGCTCGTCTGGAACAACACGGACTACGACGCGCTGGTCGAGGCAGAGCCGTACTCGCACCACCCGTTCGAGATGCACTTCGGCGTCACCGATCGCGACGGCCGGCCGAAGGAGCAGGCGCGCGAGGTCAAACGGTTCGCCGAGCTGTCCGAGCGCGTCGGTTTCGGCCGGCTCACCCGGCCCGATGCCGAGGCGGTGCTCGTGGTGTCGTCCTTCCAGGAAGCCGACTACCCGTTCACCCAGCCGCAGGATGCGACGATCGTCTTCGAGACGGGGCGGCAGGCGTACATCGCCGCCCGCGAGGCCGATCTGCCCCTCGGCGTGGCCCGCGAGCTCGACGGGATCCCGACCGACGCCGCGCTCTACATCCTGCCGTCGGCGAAGCAGCTGCTCGCGCCGTCGTGGGTCGAGCTGCGCCGCCTGGCCGCCGCCGGCGCGACCGTCTACGCGTCGGTCTTCCTGGGCGAGCACGGCACCCAGCGCGGCCCGTGGTGGCCCGACCTCGACGAGACGTTCGGGGTGACGAAGCAGAGCCGCTACGGCCTGGTCGATCCGGTCGTCGACGACGAGCTGCGGGTGACGGTGGTGTCGGCGTTCGGTGGCCTCTCGGTCGGCGACGAGCTCGTCTTCCCGGTCGCGGGCACTGCGAACTCACGGGCGTACCTGCCCGTCGTGCCGACGACTGCCGAGGTGCTCGCCGTCGACCAGCGCGGCCGGCCCGCGTTCCTCCGCAACCGCGTGGGCGACGGCTGGATGGTGCTCGGCACGTACCCGATCGAGTACTTCGCCTCTGCAGCGCCGTTCGTCAACCCCGAACCGACCTGGCGGCTGTACGACGCACTCGCCACTGAGGCAGGAGTTCGGCGCGACGTCACGGTGCCCGATCCGATCGTCTCGGCCAGTGAGATGGTGCACGACGACGGCACGCGCTACGTCTGGTTCGTGAGCCAGTCGGACGCCGCCGTCACAGTCACCCCGGCCCTGCCCTCGGGCTCGCTCGAGACCCTCGACGGCGACGCAGTCACCTCCGTCGACCTCGCGCCGTTCGGTGTGATGGTCGCCATCCTCCGGGCCTCGTGCACGGTGCGGTGA
- a CDS encoding GntR family transcriptional regulator has translation MTEVVPDRPRAPEQPQAPEHPRAKGGTAHGRQLSARRVRDLISLSIREGHINPDAPLAEDDLVRLFDSSRSSVRTALTQLSDSGFVERKRRVGTTVTSLGVRIPLTDIRVNGGTQSIDLRVHEDRLVPSFPLVRERLQIDDGTVRMIENTFVTEGEVFGLRTAYFSEVYASDPWAKHGPVSMFDVMTGFFDTTPGRVEVSIGSDNADAHTAKTLGIAEGRSLIVREMTYFSDEGVPIELVFDRFCGDRVRLDASVAIA, from the coding sequence ATGACTGAAGTGGTCCCCGACCGGCCCCGAGCCCCCGAGCAGCCCCAAGCCCCCGAGCACCCTCGGGCCAAGGGCGGCACTGCCCATGGCCGCCAGCTCTCAGCGCGACGCGTGCGAGACCTGATCAGCCTGTCGATCCGCGAGGGGCACATCAACCCCGACGCCCCGCTCGCCGAGGACGACCTCGTGCGGCTCTTCGATTCGAGCCGGAGCTCGGTGCGGACGGCTCTCACGCAGCTCAGCGACAGCGGCTTCGTCGAGCGCAAGAGGCGGGTCGGCACGACGGTGACGAGCCTCGGCGTGCGAATCCCGCTCACCGACATCCGGGTCAACGGCGGCACGCAGAGCATCGACCTGCGCGTGCACGAAGACCGGCTGGTGCCGAGCTTCCCGCTCGTGCGCGAGCGTCTGCAGATCGACGACGGGACGGTGCGGATGATCGAGAACACCTTCGTGACCGAGGGGGAGGTGTTCGGCCTCCGCACCGCGTACTTCTCGGAGGTCTACGCGAGCGACCCGTGGGCGAAGCACGGGCCGGTGTCGATGTTCGACGTGATGACGGGCTTCTTCGACACGACACCCGGGCGCGTGGAGGTGTCGATCGGCAGCGACAACGCCGACGCACACACGGCCAAGACGCTCGGCATCGCAGAGGGCCGCAGTCTGATCGTGCGCGAGATGACCTACTTCTCGGACGAGGGCGTGCCGATCGAGCTGGTCTTCGACCGGTTCTGCGGCGACCGAGTGCGGCTCGACGCGTCGGTCGCCATCGCCTGA
- a CDS encoding ABC transporter substrate-binding protein has translation MRKPRRIIAALALLTAGTFALAACSSSGSASTPASTFVIVTAAQPQSFSYETSATGYEAAEFFTNTGSTLIRNKYVAGTGGQARHEDYNSFTPLLAKSYDVSSDGLTYTFHLDTKAKSVDGNALTADDVIFSMKRKFGTATSIIPFASAPFITSPTQFTKVDNATVQVKVAKASYGYTMLSLLSNALYNIYDLKALKSHITAADPYAVKWTNTHADYGFGAYKLVSYTPGEQMIYDANPGYPLGEPKVKRIVQRVVADAGTRSQLLKSGSAQIAVQLRPADQVALAKAKEAQIFTVPTNAWVYMPLLTTKGVFKDVNVRRALAAAIPYNEINKNVYAGRATSNSTILSSTDPGFDGSGLKANTTDVAKAKSILAAAGYKSPISFTLTVNNSVPDLDETAVQIQSAVKAAGFDVTINSVNSATFQAGLTAKTFEADLQRDYAVVQSPPYVLSLFYTPHSPVNFPDFTDSTLTNDIAAGNDAGDPTQAAAGKHWNAAQKVLQDQQPTIYINYVQPLNAFANNVDGYVFRSDSVIDYSQLSVSGK, from the coding sequence ATGAGAAAACCTCGCAGGATCATCGCCGCACTTGCGCTCCTCACCGCGGGCACTTTCGCCCTCGCCGCCTGCAGCTCGTCGGGCAGCGCGTCCACCCCGGCCTCGACCTTCGTCATAGTCACGGCAGCCCAGCCGCAGAGCTTCTCGTACGAGACGAGCGCCACCGGCTACGAGGCCGCCGAGTTCTTCACGAACACCGGTTCGACCCTCATCCGCAACAAGTACGTCGCGGGCACGGGCGGCCAGGCCCGCCACGAGGACTACAACTCGTTCACGCCGCTGCTCGCCAAGAGCTATGACGTCTCGAGCGACGGTCTGACGTACACCTTCCATCTCGACACGAAGGCGAAGAGCGTCGACGGCAACGCCTTGACGGCCGACGACGTGATCTTCTCGATGAAGCGGAAGTTCGGCACCGCGACCAGCATCATCCCGTTCGCGAGCGCCCCCTTCATCACCTCGCCGACGCAGTTCACGAAGGTCGACAACGCGACCGTGCAGGTGAAGGTGGCCAAGGCGAGCTACGGCTACACGATGCTGTCGCTGCTCTCGAACGCCCTCTACAACATCTACGACCTGAAGGCGCTGAAGAGCCACATCACGGCCGCCGACCCGTACGCCGTCAAGTGGACGAACACCCACGCCGACTACGGCTTCGGCGCCTACAAGCTCGTCAGCTACACCCCGGGCGAGCAGATGATCTACGACGCCAACCCCGGCTACCCGCTCGGCGAGCCGAAAGTGAAGCGCATAGTGCAGAGGGTCGTGGCCGACGCCGGCACCCGCTCACAGTTGCTGAAGTCGGGCAGCGCCCAGATCGCCGTGCAGCTTCGCCCGGCCGACCAGGTGGCCCTCGCCAAGGCGAAGGAGGCGCAGATCTTCACGGTGCCGACGAACGCGTGGGTCTACATGCCCCTTTTGACGACCAAGGGCGTGTTCAAAGACGTCAACGTGCGCCGCGCCCTCGCCGCCGCGATCCCGTACAACGAGATCAACAAGAACGTCTACGCCGGCCGCGCCACGTCGAACTCGACGATCCTCTCGTCGACCGATCCGGGCTTCGACGGGTCGGGGCTGAAGGCCAACACGACGGACGTCGCCAAAGCGAAGTCGATCCTGGCGGCCGCGGGCTACAAGTCGCCGATCAGTTTCACCCTGACGGTCAACAACTCGGTGCCCGACCTCGACGAGACGGCCGTGCAGATCCAGTCGGCGGTCAAAGCGGCAGGATTCGATGTGACCATCAACTCGGTCAACTCGGCCACCTTCCAGGCCGGGCTCACGGCGAAGACCTTCGAGGCCGACCTGCAGCGCGACTATGCGGTGGTCCAGTCGCCGCCCTACGTGCTCTCGCTGTTCTACACGCCGCACTCGCCCGTCAACTTCCCCGACTTCACCGACTCGACACTGACGAACGACATCGCGGCGGGCAACGACGCCGGCGACCCGACTCAGGCGGCAGCCGGCAAGCACTGGAACGCGGCCCAGAAGGTGCTGCAAGACCAGCAGCCGACGATCTACATCAACTACGTGCAGCCGCTGAACGCCTTCGCGAACAACGTCGACGGCTACGTCTTCCGGTCGGACAGCGTCATCGACTATTCGCAGCTCAGCGTCTCCGGCAAGTAG
- a CDS encoding NtaA/DmoA family FMN-dependent monooxygenase (This protein belongs to a clade of FMN-dependent monooxygenases, within a broader family of flavin-dependent oxidoreductases, the luciferase-like monooxygenase (LMM) family, some of whose members use coenzyme F420 rather than FMN.): MFHLGWFLGNGYGIQPWSATNGDGPWVGSNVTDWMKPDIYIDLATSLERAGFDYILIEDTSMVEDTYQQSAETSLRRAFMAPKSDPMPLVPLLTGATKHIGIIPTVSTIQYPPYLAARLFTTLDHLTNGRVGMNVVTSVTDRVAQNFGYERHLDHDERYLMAMEWIDVVTQLQDSWKEGAVIADPISGVYADHTKVQPIDFRGEYFTSRGPLNTIPGPQRLVPVCSAGSSGPGRALAAKYDDTMLAAVKTAAEARAYREDMRARVVAEERNPDDVKFLFIVTPTIAATDSEAQDHAEAARLAMASDKAVEYNLWNMSYTSGGRIDFGGIDPDTKVRDIDLSKQNGEHTSISNLFDGREDQTLREVVSTNRQTGNMGLVGSPATVAAQMDDLMDEIGGDGFLFYLPTTRFNMAMVADGLAPELRRRGAIRDGYSGATLRENLLAF, encoded by the coding sequence ATGTTCCACCTCGGATGGTTCCTCGGCAACGGCTACGGCATTCAGCCCTGGAGCGCCACCAACGGCGACGGCCCCTGGGTCGGCTCGAACGTCACCGACTGGATGAAGCCCGACATCTACATCGACCTCGCCACGAGTCTCGAGCGCGCAGGGTTCGACTACATCCTGATCGAAGACACCTCGATGGTCGAAGACACGTACCAGCAGTCGGCCGAGACCAGTCTGCGGCGGGCGTTCATGGCCCCGAAGAGCGACCCGATGCCGCTCGTGCCCCTCCTGACCGGGGCGACCAAGCACATCGGCATCATCCCGACGGTGTCGACGATCCAGTACCCGCCGTATCTCGCGGCACGGCTCTTCACCACGCTCGACCACCTCACGAACGGGCGAGTGGGGATGAACGTCGTGACGAGCGTGACCGATCGCGTGGCGCAGAACTTCGGCTACGAGCGCCACCTCGACCACGACGAGCGCTACCTCATGGCGATGGAGTGGATCGACGTGGTGACGCAGCTGCAGGATTCGTGGAAGGAGGGCGCGGTGATCGCCGACCCGATCTCGGGCGTCTACGCCGACCACACGAAGGTGCAGCCGATCGACTTCCGGGGCGAGTACTTCACGAGCCGCGGCCCGCTCAACACGATCCCGGGGCCGCAGCGACTGGTGCCGGTGTGCTCGGCCGGAAGCTCGGGCCCCGGCCGAGCCCTGGCCGCGAAGTACGACGACACGATGCTCGCCGCCGTCAAGACCGCCGCCGAGGCCCGTGCCTACCGCGAAGACATGCGTGCCCGCGTCGTGGCCGAGGAGCGCAACCCCGACGACGTGAAGTTCTTGTTCATCGTGACCCCGACGATCGCGGCCACCGACTCCGAGGCGCAGGATCACGCCGAGGCGGCCCGCCTCGCCATGGCCAGTGACAAGGCCGTCGAGTACAACCTCTGGAACATGTCGTACACCTCCGGCGGGCGTATCGACTTCGGCGGCATCGACCCCGACACGAAGGTCAGAGACATCGACCTCTCGAAGCAGAACGGCGAGCACACCTCGATCTCGAATCTCTTCGACGGGCGCGAGGACCAGACGCTGCGCGAGGTCGTCTCGACCAACCGCCAGACCGGCAACATGGGGCTCGTCGGCTCGCCCGCAACGGTCGCAGCGCAGATGGACGACTTGATGGACGAGATCGGCGGCGACGGATTCCTCTTCTACCTGCCGACCACACGCTTCAACATGGCGATGGTCGCCGACGGGCTCGCCCCCGAGCTGCGTCGCCGCGGGGCCATCCGCGACGGCTACTCGGGCGCGACCCTGCGCGAGAACCTCCTCGCGTTCTGA